The genomic interval GTTTCATTCTTTAAAACTACTCACATGATGAATGAGAAGATCTCACGAGAGCTCCATGCCTTTAAATGAAAAGTCACAGATTTTTTTGGCTTTGGAGGTTCTTCTGCTCAAGTTCGTTGGATACTCTTTTAATGAGTATTAAAgtccaaattttcaaatttctaaTTTCCATTCACTCTGAAAATGATTTTggtcaaaaaaatatatatagtttttacatttcttaaatttttatttttttcatgacGATGGGACTTATAACGACTATCTTTTGATGCTCATCAGATAAATCACATTGGTTAACACGGTTCTTAAATTTTTACTTtgcaaatatataaaaaaatataaagaagGAACAaaagtagaaaaaaaaaaaccgttAGATGATTAGATCTCAAAATCTTGGTCGGACAAAGTACTTTagagaaattttaaaaaattacctTTGTCTGAccaagattatatatatataagcattagttgtatatatatatatatatatatatataagcattaATTATGCAATGGCATGGCATGGCATTTATTATTGACATTAAATAATTCAACTAAAGCTGATGAGAGTCGTGAGAAATTAATTTATCACGCAATTTGAATGTGCTTTGACCATTTCcaattttaaatgcatttcagCCCTTTCTTTAGAAATGTAATCGAACCAAGTTGTTCCGAGCTATTTAGAGTTTGGCTCGACAAAAATATTGTTCGAGATCGTTCATTAAGTTTATCAAGCCGAGCTCGAACTTTACGATTTTCGGTTCGTAAGCTCGTGAGCTTGTTTCTGAGATCGATCTCGGCTATTCTTTTGGCTGAGCCATGAGTTTTTGTCTCACGTTGTTATTTTAGTGAAATATAAGATACTGAAATGTTATAAATGAGAAGCATATCTCTTAATTCCTCATATCTTAGTTGGTCTTTTTGACTAAAATTGCTCAACGAGCTCCAAAAAGTGTTTATTTAACAAGATAAAAACGAGCATGTTTAACGAGATCAAAAACGAGTTCGCTTAAGGGGCCTAGCTCGAGCTATGATCgttaaacatgataaacgagctattaacAAACCGAGTTCGAGCTATTCGCGAGCTCATTAATTTTCAAATGAGCCGAATTCGAGCTTAATAATAAAAGTTCGAATCGAGTTCGAGCCGAGCTTGAGCCTATATATAACTTAAACGAGCAAAGCTCGAACCTGATACTATTCGGCTCATTTACAACCATACCCCTTTCTCGAATTGACAGTTTAGTGGCTACCCCATCTTgaagaaatttaaattttgatgtgtattttttttaaaaaataaaggatAATAAACTGCTCAATGGAGCCACCATAATCATGTTGGGATATTAGAGAAATAAACGAGATAATATCTTTGCGGAACATCACAAGTAATATCAACACTTGAATAAGACGAACATCAATATTTATAGTGGTTCACCCCAAAATTGGGTTACGTCCATTCTAAACTTTTCAAAGAGATCACTTCTTTataataacaaataaaaaaGAATTGAGAATACAAAGTATTTAGCTCAGCTCACTTTCTCTTCACTAACCATATTCCTTCTAAGGAAAAAAACTCCTTAAAAAGTCTCATACCAAATCATTTATCTCACTTCTACACTTTTGATTGTAGATGGAAAGATTTTGCGTTTTAGTGTGATCTTGAAATGAAAAATTGATggatatatataaaagaaatgtagaaatcaaaaaataaaacattattgcatacataataaaacttatTAGTTTTTCTACTAATCAGCACGTGTTTATAATTCAAAAATGGTGTTCATTGAATTCAAATTTAACTTGCTTTGAATTCAAAGTTTGTTTGTTTGATTGATTACTTAGCAAATCCAATGGTTCGTTATATGTACGGATCGGAGAAGTTATCCCAGTGTAGTATAGAATATTTTACGGGTTCTCCCTTTACTAGTGATAGATTTTCTGGGTCTTTCGCTCGGTATACAAGATTTGCATGGATTTTGTTTTTATGTACCAAAGATTTTCgcttttttttttcagttgcACAGAGTTTGAATTCTCCATTTTACAGGTATATTGTCCAGTATTTATTTATTACAGAAAGATACAACTTTTTTGGATTATTACATGAAATATgtagaaaaaatttaaaagttacCTATAAATCAGGCTATATAATTCGATTAAGGGTTTATATTAtagtttaattaataaattcctTGCTGGAAAAATTGTTGGTCCCACGTAcgtaatttgagataataaaacccgaaaataaagaataaactggacaccgagatttacgtgaaaaacccctaaaaattattagggtaaaaaccacgggcaagatgaaaagaatttccactataatattttgtggtgtacaactcactcactgtgtttccaaagagaacacaaactctcttaatacaggagaacaaacatctcacaaatattatagaactaagcactcaatgcttataagatgagagaaaactcgaagaagggatgatttccaaatgaaggggggagctctatttatagagcccctgGACCGTGTGAACACGCGTTTTATACGCGTAAAACAATTCCTCTTCAAATTGTCTGCAGCCAACCCACGTTTTATTTCCCTCAAAAAATAGTCAAACTTCACCCGACATGCAATAAATGCATGCATTATtgccgacatttctcccacttggagatttgattgagaatcaaacacatctccacacatcctttcaatcttgccattccctgctgcttacgtttccgctagaccacttgaggatctacaccactcaaacttttcagtgttcactggcttggtcagaaaatcagctatgttttctttcgtatggatcttctgcatatccacgcttccttcctctactacttcccgcacaaaatgaaattgtactccaatgtgtttcgtcctggaatgaaaggctggattccttgcgatgtgcaaggcactctgactgtcacaaaacaaaggaacattatcttgtttgtgcccgatctcctccaataaccttttagTCCATATTGCCTTcttgcaagcttgagtagctgccatgtattctgcctctgttgtagataacgccacaactgtctgcagttttgaaacccagcttactgctcctcctgcaagtgtaaacacataaccagtagtagattttctcttatcaggatcacctgcataatctgaatcgacatagcccctgagtgtaaaatccgatcctccataacataatgcagcattcgaggtacccttaatgtatctaaggatcctcttaacagtgctccaatgctctcatccaggattcgccatataccgactaactgctcccactgcttgagcaatgtccggtcttgtacagatcatggcgaacatcaaacttcccactgctgatgcatatggtactcgagacatctccatcctctctgcttcactgctaggacacatctcggaggataacttgaagttaacaggaagaggggtcgatattggcttactatcttgcatgttgaagcgttgcaagactttcttcaaataatttttctgcgaaagccaaatctttctgttacttctatctcggtgaacttgcatccctagaatcttgtttgctggtcccaagtccttcatatcaaattccctagccaactgtgccttcaattcttggacatgatctttgttggggcctgctaccaacatgtcgtccacatacaacagcaaaatgatataatcatcaccagacctcttgaaatatgtacaagggtctgcactcagtctgttgtatccaaggctcatgatataggaatcaaatctcttgtaccaacacctcggcgcctgtttgagaccgtacagagatttcttcaacctgcaaaccaagttctctttgcctttttccgcaaaaccttctggctggagcatatagatttcttcttcaagatctccatgaagaaacgccgtttttacatctagctgttctagatgtaggtcaaacactgcacacaatgccaacactactctgactgttgtaagccgaaccacaggagaaaatatctcattgaagtcaatgccttctttctgagcatacccttttaccaccaatctagcacgatatcgctccacttggttattgccatcacgcttgatctcatagacccatctgtttccaatggctttcctccctcgtggtaatgtaacaagatcccaagttttattcttgtctaatgcctccaactcttcttgcattgctatcatccacaaagatacatccgagctttgagtagcctcgtggaaactcgatggctcaccatcttctgataatagacaatatgcaatgttgctttcagtgacataatctgaaagccaacctggtggtcttctgtctcgagttgactgcctcacattggaaacctcagactcaacttgttcttgttcttcgtgctctggtactgcttcacaagaaacttgaccttcgtctgtcttattttctacctgaaaaatagtagtttctgaattctgtgtgcctttgtctccctttactttatcttcctcgaagataacatccctgctgatgacaagcttgtgaacagtaggatcccacaagcgaaacccctttactccatcagcataacccaagaagatacattttctggatttcgaatccaaattcgatctttcttgctcattgtacagaacgtacacaggacttccaaatgtatgcaaatgagaataatctgtcggcttcccggtccacatctccatcggagtcttcagatcaatcgccactgaaggagaacgattgataatataacaagcggttttaactgcttccgcccaaaatgacttttctagacccgcagtcctcaacatagctcttgttctgtccaacaaggttctattcatccgctccgccactccattctgttgaggtgtgtaagccgtcgtgaactgtctcttgatgccctcatgttgacaaaatgcatcaaactcgtcactggtatattctcctccattgtcagtcctcaaacacttgattttcttttcagaatcaagttcaacccgcgctttgaaatctttgaagacttggaaaacatctgatttcttcttgattggatacacccaacatctcctagagaaatcatcaatgaacgagacaaaatatctcgctcctcctagggatacaaccggtgcttgccaaacatccgaatgaatcagctccaatatgcttttgctcctggcagtagaagtgccaaactttaatctgtgttgtttactggtaacacagtgctcacaaaagggtagtgacacttttgtaagtcccggcagcagcttccgttctgagagaattttcaaccctcgttctgacatatgcccgagctttctatgccataacactgttaattcttctcctgaaccaattgatgcaacagctagttctgcctctttgtgtgtttctcccaaaataacatacagatttgcagcaaccttttccgccttcataaccacaagcgcccccttcacaattttcatgatcccgttctcgatccgagttttgcacccgatgtcatccaattgtcccaaggacaaaagatttttcgtcagtcctttcacatgtcgtacctcctgtatggtgcgaatggtgccatcaaacattttaattttgatagtaccgaccccagcgatttccaaggcatgatcatttcccatgaatacagatcctcctgagattggttcataatgatcaaaccattctctacgagacgtcatgtgccacgtcgctcctgaatccataatccatgtgtcacaaaatttgtgtctgccttcAGCAACAGTtgctgcttcgctgaataatatttcaccactgcctgaagtgctggccacatttccttgagaacttttatcgatactcgtacactctttcttgaagtgccctttaccgccacatttaaagcagtaaatatttttcttcttacttctcgactttgatctacctcgcctttggctcccactggagtcacggtccataaatcttTCTCTTATCATCGGCAAAGCCTCTGCCTGCTTTGAAGTTACCGACCTGTCTTCTttattcttgcgccggctttcttctccgagaaccgcagttaagacatcgtcgaatcttagaaagcccataagaatattgttggtaatattgatgataagttgatcatatgaatctggtagactttgaagtagaagctccgcacgttcattttcccttattttatgccccatggaagtgagttgggcaaatagagtatttagtgtattgatatggtcggtcatcgatgaggattccgccatccgaagagtataaagccttctctttaggaaaatcatgttgtgtagcgacttgacctcgtacatctttgtcagagtatcccagataactttggctgtttttatctcagagatacttgacaaaacttcgtcagctatagccaagtgtaaattggcaacatcattgtcattcatctcattccatTTTCCATCATCCGCAATctccaccggtctatctccaatagccgccaagcaattttcctttcttaaaactgcttgtatctttattttccacaacataaaattgcttccgttgaactttgctatctcgtaccttcccgccattatgtctacaacaattttagtagaccggacaaaataatcctgccttaaataaaaaatctcaaaaaatcttttctgatgtggaagatcagtctaggctgcaaccacagagcatactcagaattttatgaaattttaaaccaaggctctgataccacttgttggtcccacgtacggaatttgagataataaaacccgaaaataaagaataaactggacaccgagatttacgtggaaaacccctaaaaattattagggtaaaaaccacaggcaagatgaaaagaatttccactataatattttgtggtgtacaactcactcactgtgtttccaaagagaacacaaactctcttaatacaggagaacaaacatctcacaaatattatagaactaagcactcaatgcttataagatgagagaaaactcgaagaagggatgatttccAAATGAagggggagctctatttatagagcccctgGACCGTGTGAACACGCGTTTTATACGCGTAAAACAATTCCTCTTCAAATTGTCTGCAGCCAACCCACGTTTTATTTCCCTCAAAAAATAGTCAAACTTCACCCGACATGTAATAAATGCATGCATTATTGCCGACAAAAATTAATGAATTGTTCACCATTTTGTAACGCTTGATTTGAATGTTGTGAATTATTCAATCAAGAATCGCTTATTTATGTTGTGAACTATTCAATCAAGAATCGCTTATTTGAtctattttaaaatcataataacgatatataatattataataacaaTGATAAAACCGCGTTATATCAAATAAATTAGAAATTTTACGTGTAATTTTTCTTAAAGTAACAACTACGACCCAGTCAGACTTTTCTCTTGTTCCCCGACATTAcataaattcgaaattttacgtgtaattttttaaaaaagaaaaaaactatATATCGACTGGTTTTTTAGCTCTCTCCCATCGCCTTATATAAATTTGAAAGTCCATGCGAGTTATATCATCATAACAGAAGAAAATAAGAGGCAGGGCCGATCCTAACAATATTTGGGCCTGAGTCTAACTTTTAAAAAGAGGCCTCTGAATCATAATGCGTatgcatattttttttagtttcgtagcaatttttcaaattaaatcaatacgttAAAGGCAATATAAAAAtctaaatgaataaaaatatcaaacatgtgcaaaatgatcactaaaaaacaacccgcctaacagttttagagctaaaaatactaatcaagtctgtataatcaagttgttcagcaatttctttctcaatcgataacatagctaatccattcaatctttcttgtgacatggttgatcggagaaaagttttgatgagctttaactttgagaaacttcgctctgcacttgctactgtgacCGGGACAGTCAACAAGATTTTATAAGCAATATGAGCATTTGGAAAACATCCATCCATTTTCTTTAAGTAATTCACTACATCAATGGCCGATTTTGCTTCTCTTGGTAATGAGCACCGCAAGAATGTCAACTCCGAAAATAGATCATCCCCATTAATATCAGAACAACCCTTATGAGTCAAagaattttcaagatttttgcAAGACCCCAACAAAGTTTCATCGTCTGCATGTTGTAACCTCTCTAGATTGAACAAAAAACCAAATGTttcttcatatttttgaaactgttcaaatcgagctttcataGAAGAACGAGCTTGATCGATTATAAAGAGAAAGTAGTTAATTCGAAAAGATTCTGCAGCTGACTGTATCACTTCTTCACTGTTACTTTCACCAAATTGTTTCTTTCTTCGAATAACACGTTTCTCTCGAAATACAGCTTCAATGCCCATCTCACAtgccatttctttagcttcaacCATGGCCTTATCGTAACCATCTTCTCTAAATTCTTCAAGAAATAAAACAATTCCTCGTAAAAGTTTGATAGCAACATCAATATCCATATTTTCAGATTGAAGAAATTTGCTCACAGTGTTGATAGCATGCAACAATTTGTACCAAATTACCACACCAAGCAAGAATTCAAAATTCTCAAGTTCATATAACGCTAAGGACTCAGCTTCACTCTTCGTTTTGGGATCTTCACTATCATTTGCCAAGTCATACAAAGCATCTCTTATTTGTGCAATTTGCTCTTTTATAGGTTTAACACTCTCAACATGACTTTCCCATCGTGTTTGTGACAATGGCTTAACTGTCAAACCCTTCACGTGATCTTTGAAAATCTTCCACCGCTTGGTAGAAGAGGAGAACAATGTATAGATCCATTGTATTACTCCAAAAAATGACATAGCCTTAGGACAACAATTCGCCATATCACACAAAGCTAAATTGAGACTATGACAACCACAAGGAGTATAAAAGGCTCTGAGATTCATTTCAAGTAACCTTTTTTGTACACCTTTATGCCTACCTTTCATATTAGATCCATTATCATATCCTTGACCTCTAATATCATCAATATCAAGCTCAAGATTGACTAAagcatttttaagatgcataaaAAGCCCAAGTCCCGAAGTATCATCAACATCTAAAAATTGCACCCAATATTCTTCTACTTTTGTGAAACTTTTTGAATCATTTAAACATCGTATGACAATGGACATTTGCTCTTTGTGACTGATATCAGGAGTACAATCTAATATGAtcgaaaaatattttgcttCTCTTACCTTTGCAAGTATTGTTTTTCTTACCTCGCTTGCCAACATCTGTATCAACTCATTTTGAATTCTGCAACCAAGATATGTAGTATAAGTCTCATGATCTTTAATCCGTCGGAGGTGCTCTTTCATTACTGGATCATACTCTGCAATCATTTCAATCATTTGCAGAAACAAACCATTGTTTTCAACATAAAGTTTTTCACAACTTCCTCGAAATGCTAAGTTATTTTTCGCCAATCGTTGAACAACTGCGATTATCCTCTGTAACACTTGTTTCCAATGCTCtctttctttattaatttgTACTTGTACTCCTGCATCAATCACTTTATTTGTCTTCAATCTTCTTTCCAATTCAAGCCAATTTGTCATACACTCCATATGCTCCTTACTCGCTTCATGATTTGCAAGACATCGACTCAAATTATGCCAATCATTGTATCCTTCATTAGCTAACTGACCATATCCAGTATTGGTGACTTGCTTCTTGAATAACTTACAGCAAAAACAAAAAATCTTGTTACAAGAAACTGAATATAATAGCCATCTTCTATCACTTTCCTCCCTGTTTGGCAAAATTCTCTTATAATGTGACACATTGAAATGCCTGTTAGCGCTATCTTTAGGAAACACATTTATGACATCTCTATTCGGACCTCTTTCTACTAAAAAAATTCTAACTTTTTGATCAATGTTGTCCCACTTTTCCGGATCATCAGACCAAGTTTCCTGATTCAAGTTCTCAGATTGAACAAACTCTTCATCTTTCTCATGATCATTGAATACATCCACATTGACAGACTCAATGACTTTTGTAgtatcaatctcattctcatccaaTTCATTATCTTGTTCTCTGCTAATTGAATTATCAACCGTGTCTTCAA from Primulina eburnea isolate SZY01 chromosome 17, ASM2296580v1, whole genome shotgun sequence carries:
- the LOC140818721 gene encoding uncharacterized protein: MPPKYMSGSQKRKRKLKIEEMIQSQAGDINKYFVSNKNIVAEVEDTVDNSISREQDNELDENEIDTTKVIESVNVDVFNDHEKDEEFVQSENLNQETWSDDPEKWDNIDQKVRIFLVERGPNRDVINVFPKDSANRHFNVSHYKRILPNREESDRRWLLYSVSCNKIFCFCCKLFKKQVTNTGYGQLANEGYNDWHNLSRCLANHEASKEHMECMTNWLELERRLKTNKVIDAGVQVQINKEREHWKQVLQRIIAVVQRLAKNNLAFRGSCEKLYVENNGLFLQMIEMIAEYDPVMKEHLRRIKDHETYTTYLGCRIQNELIQILYS
- the LOC140818416 gene encoding uncharacterized protein; its protein translation is MSIVIRCLNDSKSFTKVEEYWVQFLDVDDTSGLGLFMHLKNALVNLELDIDDIRGQGYDNGSNMKGRHKGVQKRLLEMNLRAFYTPCGCHSLNLALCDMANCCPKAMSFFGVIQWIYTLFSSSTKRWKIFKDHVKGLTVKPLSQTRWESHVESVKPIKEQIAQIRDALYDLANDSEDPKTKSEAESLALYELENFEFLLGVVIWYKLLHAINTVSKFLQSENMDIDVAIKLLRGIVLFLEEFREDGYDKAMVEAKEMACEMGIEAVFREKRVIRRKKQFGESNSEEVIQSAAESFRINYFLFIIDQARSSMKARFEQFQKYEETFGFLFNLERLQHADDETLLGSCKNLENSLTHKGCSDINGDDLFSELTFLRCSLPREAKSAIDVVNYLKKMDGCFPNAHIAYKILLTVPVTVASAERSFSKLKLIKTFLRSTMSQERLNGLAMLSIEKEIAEQLDYTDLISIFSSKTVRRVVF